GCAAAGCCCCCTCCGGCGCACGCACCGGATACTGTCCGCAATCGTCGTCTTGCCGACTGAGTCATAGACCACGTCGACTCCCTTGCCGGATGTGAGCTTCATAATTTCCTCACGAAAATTCGTATCGCGATAAAGAATGCAATGATCAGCGCCCCGGCTGCTTGCAATATCGGCTTTTTCCGGCGTGCTGACCGTCGTGAACACCGTTGCGCCCAGATGTTTGGCGAATTGAATCAGCAGCTGTCCGACGCCGCCTGCCCCGGCATGAACGAGACAGCTCTGCCCGCGCTGTAAAGGAAAGGCAGAGTGGCTAAGATAATGGGCTGTACATCCCTGCAACATGGCGGCCGCGCCGATTTCTAACGAGATATCTCCCGGCAGCGGAACCAGCTTCCAGGCGGGCACCGCGACATATTCAGCGTATGAGCCGCGCGATAGGCAAAAGGCGACGCGCTGGTCAACCTTTATATCGCTTACACCGTCACCGATTGCTTCAACCGTACCGGACGCCTCCATGCCGATCACCATCGGCAGCGGGGTTTTATATGTGTGTGATCGGGCATACGTGCCGTTGCGCATATAAACATCAATAAAGTTGATGCCCGAATAAGCCACGCGAACTAGCACTTCCCCCGCAGCCGGCGCCGGAATTGCCGTCTCCTGAATTTCGCAAACTTCGGGGCCGCCGAACTGATTGATACTGATTGCTTTCATTATTCCTGGCCTTCTCAAAAAAGCGACATCAGGCCGCGGACGACAACCAGCAAACCGGCTGTAGCGACACAGATTGTTGATACGCTTCGGTATCGTTTCCCATCGATACGCACGAAGAGATGCGTGCCGATCGCTTGGCCCAGCAAGAGACCCGGTACGGTCAGGGCCGCGATCATCACACTTTCCTTGTTTACGATGCCGTGGATTGCTCCGAACACCAGGCTCGTCGTTCCAAGCAGAAGAAAAATGAAAGACAAGGTCGCGCGACAGCGCGCA
The nucleotide sequence above comes from [Pseudomonas] carboxydohydrogena. Encoded proteins:
- a CDS encoding quinone oxidoreductase family protein encodes the protein MKAISINQFGGPEVCEIQETAIPAPAAGEVLVRVAYSGINFIDVYMRNGTYARSHTYKTPLPMVIGMEASGTVEAIGDGVSDIKVDQRVAFCLSRGSYAEYVAVPAWKLVPLPGDISLEIGAAAMLQGCTAHYLSHSAFPLQRGQSCLVHAGAGGVGQLLIQFAKHLGATVFTTVSTPEKADIASSRGADHCILYRDTNFREEIMKLTSGKGVDVVYDSVGKTTIADSIRCVRRRGLCVLFGASSGVVDAIEPLALAEAGSVFFTRPHLADYMVTADEIRGRAGDLFRLVKEKRLSMTIDTVFPLADAASAHRHIEGGKTRGKLLLQVQ